The following coding sequences lie in one Bacteroides helcogenes P 36-108 genomic window:
- a CDS encoding DUF6377 domain-containing protein, with product MKGKLLFFCLFIVAIAQNVLASADTLSVAALMNTLDEAVNAHKDYVAVRESRIAGLRRQLADADTASTDFFRWNGEMYKEYKAYVCDSAIHYLNVNLNWAECRGDREAACETRLELAYLMASAGMYEEATDLLARIGRASLSARLLPDYYNCLYKLYNELSFYTLDNTFKKRYRALAACYDDSLMQVLPPTATLCLERKEMHKAMAGNMDEAFSINDTRLAGAVPNTPQYALVTYQRSLLYRRAGNRGEEKRFLALSALTDIRLSITDHASLWMLAQLLYEEGDIERAYRYIRFSWDETNRYNARSRSLQTAGILSLIDLTYQAMRERQNDRLRLYIWCISALTLLLVAAMAFIYRQMKRLSVARNHLERANEQLHISNHIKEEYIGRFMNLCSVYINRLDAYRRMVNKKVSAGQTEEVLKMVRSREVLDAGLKDLYENFDSAFLRLFPDFIEKFNELLHPEDRIVLRKGELLNTELRIFALIRLGIDDSSQIAEFLRYSVNTIYNYRAKVKNKACVSREDFETRLMMIR from the coding sequence ATGAAAGGAAAACTGCTGTTTTTTTGTCTTTTCATCGTTGCAATAGCGCAGAATGTGCTTGCTTCGGCTGATACTTTGTCCGTGGCTGCGTTGATGAACACTTTGGATGAGGCTGTCAATGCTCACAAGGATTACGTAGCCGTGCGCGAATCCCGTATTGCCGGACTCAGGAGACAACTGGCTGATGCGGACACGGCAAGCACTGATTTTTTTCGATGGAATGGGGAAATGTATAAGGAATACAAGGCTTATGTCTGCGATTCTGCCATCCATTATCTCAATGTCAATCTGAATTGGGCGGAATGTCGGGGGGATAGGGAAGCCGCCTGCGAAACCCGCCTGGAACTTGCTTACCTGATGGCGTCCGCCGGAATGTACGAGGAGGCGACCGATCTGTTGGCTCGTATAGGTAGGGCCTCGCTGTCTGCCCGCCTGTTGCCCGATTATTACAACTGCCTTTACAAGCTCTACAATGAATTGAGCTTCTATACGCTGGACAATACTTTCAAGAAGCGTTACAGAGCATTGGCGGCATGCTATGACGATTCGCTGATGCAGGTTCTTCCACCTACTGCCACCCTCTGTCTGGAACGGAAAGAAATGCATAAAGCGATGGCGGGCAATATGGATGAGGCTTTCAGCATCAATGATACGCGCCTTGCAGGTGCAGTGCCCAACACGCCTCAATACGCTTTGGTCACCTATCAGCGCTCACTGCTTTATCGCCGGGCAGGTAATCGGGGAGAAGAAAAACGCTTTCTGGCATTGTCCGCATTGACCGATATTCGCTTGAGCATAACAGACCATGCCTCGCTCTGGATGCTTGCACAACTGCTTTATGAAGAGGGAGATATAGAGCGTGCCTACCGTTATATCCGCTTTTCGTGGGACGAAACCAACCGTTACAACGCCCGTAGCCGCAGTCTTCAGACAGCGGGCATCCTTTCGTTGATAGACCTTACTTATCAGGCCATGCGCGAAAGGCAGAACGACCGTCTCAGGCTGTATATCTGGTGCATCAGCGCTTTGACCTTGCTGTTGGTTGCTGCAATGGCCTTTATATACCGCCAGATGAAACGCCTTTCAGTTGCCCGTAATCATCTGGAACGGGCAAACGAGCAGCTACATATCTCCAACCATATCAAGGAAGAGTATATAGGCCGCTTCATGAACCTATGCTCCGTTTACATTAATCGTTTGGATGCTTATCGCCGCATGGTGAACAAGAAGGTGTCTGCCGGGCAGACGGAAGAAGTCCTGAAGATGGTACGTTCCCGTGAAGTGCTTGATGCCGGACTGAAGGATCTATACGAGAACTTCGACAGTGCCTTTCTGCGCCTTTTCCCCGATTTCATCGAGAAATTCAATGAACTACTGCACCCTGAGGACCGTATTGTCCTTCGCAAAGGCGAGTTGTTGAATACCGAACTTCGTATCTTTGCCCTTATCCGTTTGGGCATAGATGACAGTTCGCAGATTGCAGAGTTCCTTCGTTATTCGGTAAATACTATTTATAATTACCGTGCCAAGGTCAAAAATAAGGCTTGTGTTTCGCGTGAAGACTTTGAAACACGTTTGATGATGATACGCTGA
- a CDS encoding epoxyqueuosine reductase QueH, which yields MPLITTPNGEDKVLLHSCCAPCSSAIIECMLENGIRPTVFYCNPNIYPQEEYEIRKAEAVRYVQHLGLDFVDADYDHELWRNIVRGLEDEPERGGRCLKCFILRLTETARYASEHGFSVFTTTLASSRWKNLEQINEAGRRAAYLYPGTVFWEQNWRKGGLQDRRNELLKEHGFYNQQYCGCEFSMRNKPATYKSE from the coding sequence ATGCCACTGATAACAACACCCAACGGCGAAGATAAAGTCCTCCTGCATTCCTGCTGCGCACCTTGCTCTTCGGCTATCATCGAATGTATGCTGGAGAACGGCATACGGCCAACCGTATTCTACTGCAATCCCAACATATACCCGCAGGAAGAATATGAAATCCGAAAGGCAGAAGCCGTCCGTTATGTTCAGCATTTGGGGCTTGACTTCGTTGATGCCGACTATGACCATGAGCTTTGGCGCAACATTGTGCGTGGTCTGGAAGATGAGCCGGAACGCGGCGGCCGCTGCCTGAAGTGCTTTATCCTGCGGCTGACAGAAACCGCCCGTTATGCATCCGAACATGGTTTTTCGGTGTTTACCACTACCCTTGCCTCCTCCCGATGGAAAAATCTGGAGCAGATTAATGAAGCCGGCAGACGTGCGGCATATCTCTATCCCGGCACTGTATTCTGGGAACAGAACTGGCGCAAGGGCGGGCTTCAAGACCGACGGAACGAACTTCTTAAAGAGCATGGCTTCTATAACCAGCAATATTGTGGCTGCGAATTCAGCATGCGGAACAAACCGGCTACTTATAAATCAGAGTAG
- a CDS encoding M16 family metallopeptidase, with amino-acid sequence MKKLIKEASPAYNQYTLPNGLRIIHEPSPSKVAYCGFAVDAGTRDELENEQGMAHFVEHLIFKGTRKRKAWHILNRMENVGGDLNAYTNKEETVIYSAFLTEHFGRAFELLTDIVFHSTFPAREIEKETEVIIDEIQSYEDNPSELIFDDFEDLIFRGHPLGRNILGNPEQLKSFRSEDAASFTSRFYRPANMVFFVLGNLDFRQVVRWAEKLLSDIPAVTVDKRRTPPPLYVPKNLIVPKDTHQVHVMIGGRGYNAYDDKRTALYLLNNVLGGPGMNSRLNVSLRERRGLVYNVESNLTAYTDTGTFCIYFGCDPEDADLCTRLVYKELKRMRDVKMTSSQLDAARKQLIGQIGVASDNNENNALGMGKTFLHYNKYETSEAVYHRIGHLTPEILLEVANEMFAEDYLSTLIYK; translated from the coding sequence ATGAAGAAATTAATAAAAGAAGCGTCCCCGGCTTACAATCAATATACACTGCCCAACGGCTTGCGTATCATCCACGAACCGTCACCCTCCAAAGTAGCTTATTGCGGCTTTGCCGTAGATGCAGGCACGCGCGATGAACTCGAAAATGAGCAAGGCATGGCACATTTCGTGGAGCACCTCATCTTTAAGGGGACGCGCAAGCGCAAGGCATGGCACATCCTGAACCGCATGGAGAATGTGGGAGGCGACCTGAACGCTTACACCAACAAGGAAGAAACCGTGATTTATTCCGCTTTCCTCACCGAACACTTCGGGCGTGCTTTCGAGTTGTTGACGGACATTGTGTTTCATTCCACCTTTCCCGCGCGCGAGATTGAGAAAGAAACGGAGGTCATCATCGATGAAATCCAATCTTACGAAGACAATCCTTCCGAACTGATATTTGATGATTTTGAGGACCTGATCTTCCGTGGACATCCGTTGGGGCGCAATATCCTGGGTAATCCCGAACAACTGAAAAGCTTCCGCAGCGAGGATGCCGCTTCGTTTACTTCCCGCTTCTATCGCCCAGCCAACATGGTTTTCTTTGTATTGGGCAATCTGGACTTCAGGCAAGTGGTGCGTTGGGCGGAAAAGTTATTGTCGGATATTCCTGCCGTCACGGTTGATAAACGCCGTACTCCGCCTCCCCTCTATGTTCCGAAGAATCTCATTGTGCCTAAAGATACCCATCAAGTGCACGTCATGATTGGCGGCCGGGGTTACAATGCATATGACGACAAGCGCACGGCGCTCTATCTGCTGAACAACGTTTTGGGAGGCCCCGGAATGAACAGCCGTCTGAACGTCTCCCTTCGCGAACGCCGTGGATTGGTATATAATGTAGAATCCAATCTCACCGCTTATACCGATACGGGCACTTTCTGTATCTATTTCGGTTGTGACCCGGAGGATGCCGACCTCTGTACACGGTTGGTCTATAAAGAATTGAAGCGCATGCGCGATGTCAAGATGACTTCATCACAGCTTGACGCCGCCCGTAAACAATTGATCGGGCAAATCGGCGTGGCTTCGGACAATAATGAGAACAATGCTTTGGGGATGGGAAAGACTTTCCTTCACTATAATAAATATGAAACCTCCGAGGCTGTGTACCACCGTATCGGACATCTTACTCCGGAGATACTGCTTGAGGTGGCCAATGAGATGTTTGCAGAAGATTACCTTTCTACTCTGATTTATAAGTAG
- a CDS encoding SIS domain-containing protein yields the protein MIASIQELLQKEAQAVLNIPVTDVYEKAVELIVEQVHRKRGKLVTSGMGKAGQIAMNIATTFCSTGIPSVFLHPSEAQHGDLGILQENDLLLLISNSGKTREIVELTQLAHNLNPNLKFIVITGNPDSPLAHESDVCLSTGSPKEVCTLGMTPTTSTTVMTVIGDILVVQTMKETGFTIEDYSKRHHGGYLGEKSRSLCVK from the coding sequence ATGATTGCATCCATTCAAGAGCTCTTACAGAAAGAAGCACAGGCCGTACTGAACATTCCTGTGACGGACGTTTACGAAAAGGCAGTGGAACTTATCGTAGAACAAGTGCATCGTAAAAGAGGGAAATTAGTGACTTCCGGCATGGGGAAGGCAGGACAAATAGCCATGAACATCGCTACGACTTTTTGCTCGACAGGCATTCCCTCTGTATTCCTTCACCCCAGCGAAGCACAGCATGGAGACTTGGGCATATTGCAGGAAAACGACTTGCTGCTGCTTATTTCCAACTCAGGCAAAACTCGCGAAATTGTGGAACTGACGCAGTTGGCACATAACTTGAATCCGAATCTGAAATTCATTGTAATCACCGGAAATCCCGACAGCCCGCTGGCACATGAATCTGACGTATGCCTCAGCACCGGCAGCCCCAAAGAGGTGTGTACCTTGGGCATGACTCCCACGACTTCGACTACTGTAATGACAGTCATCGGTGACATATTAGTGGTACAAACCATGAAGGAGACAGGATTTACAATCGAAGACTATTCCAAACGCCATCACGGCGGCTACCTCGGAGAAAAATCAAGATCGCTATGCGTAAAGTAA
- a CDS encoding carbohydrate kinase family protein: MRKVIGIGETILDIIFRNDQPTAAVPGGSVFNGIVSLGRAGVPICFISETGNDHVGNIILQFMRDNHIPTDHVNVFPDGKSPISLAFLNDRSDAEYIFYKDYPKQRLDIVYPKLEEDDIVVIGSYYALNPVLRDKVTELLDQAREKRAIVYYDPNFRSSHKEEAIKLAPTIIENLEYANIVRGSQEDFFYMYSMREADRIYKNKIQFYCPNFLCTAGAEEISLRTNTIKKEYAIPPVEAVSTIGAGDNFNAGIIYGLLKYDVRYEDLDNMDEGTWDKIIRCGMKFAAETCKSFSNSISNEFAEKLMLEKEI, translated from the coding sequence ATGCGTAAAGTAATCGGCATCGGGGAAACTATATTGGACATCATTTTCCGCAATGACCAGCCCACAGCGGCCGTTCCCGGCGGCTCGGTATTCAACGGCATCGTCTCATTGGGGCGGGCCGGTGTTCCCATCTGCTTCATCAGCGAAACGGGTAACGATCATGTGGGCAATATTATCCTGCAGTTCATGCGCGACAATCATATTCCCACCGATCACGTCAATGTGTTTCCCGATGGGAAATCCCCTATATCACTGGCTTTCCTCAACGATCGGAGCGATGCGGAATATATCTTCTATAAAGACTATCCCAAACAGAGGCTGGACATTGTTTATCCGAAGCTGGAAGAAGACGACATCGTAGTGATAGGCTCTTACTATGCGCTGAATCCGGTGTTGCGCGACAAAGTTACGGAACTGCTTGACCAGGCCCGTGAAAAGAGGGCCATCGTTTACTATGATCCCAATTTCCGTTCTTCACACAAGGAAGAAGCCATCAAGTTAGCTCCTACCATCATCGAGAATCTGGAATACGCAAACATAGTGCGCGGCTCGCAGGAGGATTTCTTCTACATGTATAGTATGCGCGAAGCCGACCGCATCTACAAGAACAAAATCCAGTTCTACTGCCCCAATTTCCTGTGCACCGCAGGCGCCGAAGAGATTTCGCTCCGCACCAACACAATAAAGAAAGAGTATGCCATTCCTCCGGTAGAAGCCGTCAGTACCATCGGCGCGGGAGACAACTTCAACGCCGGCATTATCTACGGTCTGCTGAAGTACGATGTCCGCTACGAGGATCTGGACAACATGGACGAAGGGACATGGGATAAAATCATCCGATGCGGCATGAAATTTGCGGCGGAAACATGCAAAAGCTTCAGCAACTCTATATCAAATGAGTTTGCAGAAAAATTAATGTTAGAAAAAGAAATATAA
- a CDS encoding tyrosine-protein phosphatase has protein sequence MYKNLFNLLALVALLPSCSGTAPRISVVCEENNVGNSIVKWEIAPLIKGNVKAYASTNPNNIPEDNPVAMANISDQKMTVITTDPTQRYYYTLVFGNKYRVKIATRNVNILGIQNFRDLGGYPSYTTKKEMRWGMLYRSAEIDSLPDCSRKELKNIGIKTIIDLRANSEVPKQHPLQNEFKIIHIPIATGGMENILKGIQEQKIKSDTVYRMVEQMNRDLINNYTKEYRLIFEVLLDKSNYPIAIHCSSGKGRTGIVSALILTALGVNEDIIMEDYRLSNDYFNIPAASQYAYQLPARSQEAITTVFSAKEDFLNAAKDEAERKYGDMETYLQKGIGLSKEEIKRLQNILLND, from the coding sequence ATGTACAAGAATCTGTTTAACTTGCTCGCTTTGGTGGCACTGCTTCCTTCATGCAGTGGCACTGCTCCCCGCATCTCGGTTGTATGTGAGGAAAATAATGTAGGAAACAGCATTGTTAAGTGGGAAATAGCTCCGCTTATCAAAGGGAACGTGAAAGCATATGCATCCACAAATCCGAACAATATTCCTGAAGACAACCCCGTCGCGATGGCTAACATCTCTGACCAGAAAATGACAGTCATCACTACCGATCCTACACAACGATACTACTATACACTTGTATTCGGCAATAAATACCGGGTGAAAATAGCCACACGCAATGTCAATATCCTCGGCATACAGAATTTCCGTGACTTGGGCGGCTATCCGTCCTATACCACGAAGAAAGAAATGCGGTGGGGGATGCTCTATCGTTCGGCCGAAATAGACAGCTTGCCCGATTGCTCGCGTAAGGAGCTCAAAAACATCGGCATCAAGACAATCATAGACCTGCGCGCCAATTCTGAAGTTCCCAAGCAGCATCCCTTGCAGAATGAATTCAAAATCATCCACATTCCTATCGCCACAGGCGGCATGGAAAATATATTGAAAGGCATTCAGGAGCAAAAAATAAAAAGTGACACCGTCTATCGGATGGTAGAGCAAATGAACCGTGACCTCATAAATAATTATACCAAAGAATATCGCCTGATTTTCGAAGTCCTGCTGGACAAAAGCAACTACCCCATTGCCATCCATTGCTCATCGGGCAAAGGGCGCACAGGCATTGTATCGGCACTGATACTTACCGCCCTCGGCGTAAATGAAGACATCATCATGGAAGATTACCGCCTCAGCAACGATTACTTCAATATTCCCGCCGCTTCACAATATGCCTACCAACTTCCGGCACGTTCACAGGAGGCCATCACCACCGTGTTCTCGGCAAAGGAAGATTTTCTGAATGCAGCCAAGGACGAAGCCGAACGGAAATACGGAGACATGGAAACTTATCTGCAAAAAGGCATCGGACTGAGCAAGGAGGAAATAAAGAGATTACAAAACATTCTACTGAATGATTAG
- a CDS encoding DEAD/DEAH box helicase, translating into MKTFEELGVSAEIRRAIEEMGYACPMPVQEEVIPYLLGENNDVVALAQTGTGKTAAFGLPLIQQINVSKRIPQSLILCPTRELCLQIAGDLNDYSKYINGLRVLPVYGGSSIESQIRALKQGVHIIVATPGRLLDLMERKTVSLSTIQNVVMDEADEMLNMGFTDSINAILADVPQERNTLLFSATMSPEIARISKNYLHDAKEITIGRKNESTNNVKHVVFCVHAKDKYAALKRIVDYYPQIYGIIFCRTRKETQEIADKLMQEGYNADSLHGELSQAQRDAVMQKFRIRNLQLLVATDVAARGLDVDDLTHVINYGLPDDTESYTHRSGRTGRAGKTGTSIAIINLREKGKMRDIERIIGKKFEQGEMPTANQICEKQLLKVIDDLEKVKVNDEEIETFMPDIYRKLDWLSKEDLIKRMVSHEFNKFLDYYRNREDIETATGSERGERNARGRERGERGSSNRQAEPGYKRLFINLGKMDNFFPNELIGLLNKNTRGRIELGRIDLMPKFSFFEVEEKEAGNVVKALNRANWNGRKVSVEIAGEESGNTAHGGKRRNDSEGSSRRGAYGKREGDGRKEYGSKKEYGDKKRGYKDDKPASTPSEKKKPSREERGYTKQRGKKDDWKQFFQDKEGFKDAEPDFSEEGWAKRTKKK; encoded by the coding sequence ATGAAGACATTTGAAGAGCTCGGTGTGTCGGCGGAGATACGCCGTGCCATTGAAGAAATGGGCTACGCATGCCCTATGCCGGTACAAGAGGAAGTGATTCCTTATCTTTTAGGAGAAAACAATGACGTAGTAGCCCTTGCACAGACAGGAACCGGAAAGACCGCAGCATTCGGTCTGCCGCTTATTCAGCAGATTAACGTAAGCAAACGAATTCCACAATCCCTCATCCTCTGCCCCACCCGCGAGCTTTGCTTGCAGATAGCGGGCGACCTGAACGACTACTCCAAATACATCAACGGATTACGGGTGCTACCCGTATATGGAGGCTCCTCCATCGAAAGCCAGATACGTGCCTTGAAGCAAGGCGTACACATCATAGTAGCCACTCCGGGACGGCTGCTCGACCTTATGGAACGCAAAACCGTCTCCCTTTCTACCATCCAAAACGTGGTGATGGACGAAGCGGATGAAATGTTGAACATGGGCTTCACCGACAGCATCAACGCCATCCTGGCCGATGTACCGCAAGAACGCAACACACTGCTATTTTCCGCCACCATGAGCCCGGAAATAGCACGCATCTCAAAGAATTACCTGCACGACGCCAAAGAAATCACCATAGGACGCAAGAACGAAAGCACCAACAATGTGAAGCATGTGGTGTTCTGCGTACATGCCAAAGATAAATATGCCGCACTGAAGCGTATTGTGGACTACTACCCGCAGATATACGGCATCATATTCTGCCGCACCCGTAAGGAGACGCAGGAAATAGCCGACAAACTGATGCAGGAGGGATACAACGCCGACTCGCTGCACGGCGAACTGAGCCAAGCGCAACGTGACGCCGTGATGCAGAAATTCCGCATCCGCAACCTGCAACTATTAGTGGCTACGGACGTTGCCGCACGCGGTCTGGACGTGGATGACCTGACACATGTCATCAACTACGGGCTGCCCGATGACACAGAGAGCTACACCCACCGCAGCGGACGTACGGGACGTGCCGGGAAAACGGGTACATCTATCGCCATCATCAACCTGCGAGAAAAAGGAAAGATGCGTGATATAGAACGCATCATCGGTAAGAAGTTCGAGCAAGGTGAAATGCCCACCGCCAACCAAATCTGCGAGAAGCAATTACTGAAAGTGATTGATGACCTGGAGAAAGTAAAGGTGAACGATGAGGAGATAGAAACCTTCATGCCCGACATCTACCGCAAACTGGACTGGCTGAGCAAGGAAGACCTCATCAAACGCATGGTTTCTCACGAGTTCAACAAGTTCCTGGATTACTACCGCAACCGCGAAGATATAGAAACCGCCACAGGCAGCGAGCGCGGCGAGCGCAACGCAAGGGGCAGAGAGCGTGGCGAACGTGGCAGCAGCAACCGTCAGGCAGAACCGGGCTACAAACGCCTATTCATCAATCTCGGCAAGATGGACAATTTCTTCCCCAATGAGCTTATCGGCTTGCTGAACAAGAACACCCGCGGACGCATCGAATTGGGACGCATCGACCTGATGCCTAAATTCTCTTTCTTCGAGGTAGAGGAAAAAGAAGCCGGCAATGTGGTGAAAGCCTTGAACCGCGCCAACTGGAACGGCCGCAAGGTATCTGTGGAGATTGCCGGTGAAGAAAGCGGCAACACAGCCCACGGAGGCAAACGCCGGAACGACAGCGAAGGAAGCAGCCGCAGGGGAGCCTATGGAAAAAGAGAGGGCGATGGCAGAAAAGAATACGGAAGCAAGAAAGAATATGGCGACAAGAAGCGCGGCTACAAGGATGACAAGCCTGCATCCACCCCTTCCGAGAAGAAGAAACCCAGCCGCGAAGAACGCGGCTACACCAAGCAACGCGGCAAGAAGGACGACTGGAAGCAGTTCTTCCAAGACAAAGAAGGCTTCAAGGATGCCGAACCCGATTTCAGTGAGGAAGGCTGGGCCAAACGGACAAAGAAGAAATAA
- a CDS encoding Dps family protein, whose amino-acid sequence MKTLDYLNLNENKAAGVVTALSQLLADFQVHYTNLRGFHWNIKGHGFFVLHEKFESMYDDAAAKVDEIAERILTLGGVPTNKFSEYLKVANVKEVSDVTCGSEAVDHILDTYKHFIAEERKLIELADEAGDVVTADLLTGYLKEQEKMVWMLVAFSTKTCAK is encoded by the coding sequence ATGAAAACTTTAGATTATCTGAATTTGAACGAGAACAAGGCAGCCGGCGTAGTAACTGCATTGAGCCAATTGTTGGCTGATTTCCAAGTACATTATACCAACCTCCGTGGTTTTCACTGGAATATCAAGGGACACGGCTTCTTCGTGCTGCACGAGAAGTTCGAGAGCATGTACGACGATGCCGCCGCCAAGGTGGATGAGATTGCAGAACGCATTCTGACGTTGGGCGGTGTGCCTACCAACAAGTTCAGCGAATACCTCAAGGTGGCCAACGTGAAAGAAGTGTCCGATGTGACTTGCGGCAGCGAAGCCGTTGACCATATCCTCGACACGTACAAGCACTTCATTGCTGAAGAACGCAAGCTCATCGAACTGGCGGACGAGGCTGGCGACGTAGTGACTGCCGACCTGCTTACCGGTTATCTCAAGGAACAAGAAAAGATGGTGTGGATGCTTGTGGCTTTCAGTACCAAGACTTGCGCAAAATAG
- a CDS encoding hydrogen peroxide-inducible genes activator produces MTLQQLEYILAVNQFRHFARAAEYCRVTQPTLSAMIQKLEEELDIRIFDRSQQPVCPTPIGIHIIEQAQNILVQTNRIKSIIEEKKHSLTGTFKLGILPTIAPYLLPRFFPELMKKYPELDIRVVEMKTNDIKKALQTGEIDTGIVASLAGMEEFRQTPLFYEQFFAYVARENPLFNNEVIRTSDLTGEQLWLLDEGHCFRDQLVRFCQLKAARASQLAYHLGSMETFMRMVESGKGITFIPELAVLQLGDAQRELVRPFAIPCPTRQIVMLTNKDFIRYTLLEALSKEIRCAVPGEMLSLKATQIAI; encoded by the coding sequence ATGACTCTACAACAATTAGAATACATCCTTGCCGTCAATCAGTTCCGGCATTTTGCCAGGGCAGCCGAATACTGCCGTGTGACCCAACCTACCCTGAGCGCCATGATACAGAAACTGGAAGAAGAACTGGATATCAGAATATTCGACCGCAGCCAACAACCCGTATGCCCCACTCCCATCGGCATTCATATCATAGAACAAGCGCAGAATATATTGGTTCAGACAAACCGCATAAAAAGTATCATAGAAGAAAAAAAGCATTCACTCACCGGAACCTTCAAGCTGGGCATACTTCCCACCATAGCCCCATACCTTCTTCCTCGTTTCTTTCCGGAACTGATGAAGAAATATCCCGAACTTGACATCAGGGTAGTAGAGATGAAGACAAACGACATCAAAAAGGCATTGCAAACCGGAGAAATAGACACAGGCATCGTTGCAAGTCTGGCAGGAATGGAGGAATTCCGGCAGACTCCCCTATTCTACGAACAATTCTTTGCTTATGTGGCGCGTGAAAACCCTCTCTTCAACAATGAAGTAATCCGCACCTCCGACCTGACAGGCGAACAGCTTTGGCTATTGGACGAAGGACATTGCTTCCGTGACCAGTTGGTACGTTTTTGCCAACTGAAGGCGGCACGTGCCAGCCAGCTTGCCTACCATCTGGGCAGCATGGAGACTTTTATGCGCATGGTGGAAAGCGGTAAAGGCATCACCTTTATCCCCGAACTGGCGGTTCTGCAATTGGGCGACGCCCAAAGGGAACTGGTACGCCCCTTCGCCATTCCCTGTCCCACACGGCAGATTGTCATGCTGACCAACAAGGATTTCATCCGCTATACTCTGCTCGAAGCACTAAGCAAAGAGATACGATGCGCAGTGCCCGGAGAAATGCTTTCTCTAAAGGCAACCCAGATAGCCATATAG
- the ahpC gene encoding alkyl hydroperoxide reductase subunit C, translating to MEPIINSQLPEFKVQAFQNGNFKTVSSEDVKGKWAIFFFYPADFTFVCPTELVDIAEKYEQFQAMGVEVYSVSTDSHFVHKAWHDASESIRKIKYPMLADPTGVLSRGFGVMIEEDGMAYRGTFVVNPEGKIKIAEIQDNSIGRNADELLRKVEAAQFVATHDGEVCPAKWKKGADTLKPSIDLVGKI from the coding sequence ATGGAACCGATTATCAACTCTCAACTCCCTGAATTCAAAGTTCAGGCTTTCCAGAACGGAAACTTCAAGACTGTATCAAGCGAAGACGTAAAAGGCAAATGGGCCATCTTCTTCTTCTATCCGGCAGACTTTACTTTTGTATGCCCCACCGAACTGGTGGACATCGCCGAGAAATATGAGCAATTCCAAGCCATGGGCGTGGAAGTATATTCTGTGAGTACAGACTCGCACTTCGTACACAAAGCATGGCACGACGCTTCCGAGAGTATCCGCAAAATCAAGTACCCGATGCTGGCAGACCCGACGGGGGTGCTGAGCCGTGGCTTCGGCGTGATGATTGAAGAAGACGGAATGGCCTATCGCGGCACGTTCGTAGTGAATCCCGAAGGTAAAATCAAGATCGCCGAAATACAGGACAACAGTATCGGACGCAATGCGGATGAACTGCTCCGCAAAGTGGAAGCTGCCCAATTCGTGGCAACCCATGACGGCGAAGTCTGCCCTGCCAAATGGAAAAAAGGCGCAGATACGCTGAAGCCAAGCATCGACCTTGTAGGCAAGATTTGA